The DNA sequence CGGGCTTGAACGGGCCGTCCTGCGAGACGCCGATGTAGGCCGCCTGCTCGTCGGTGAGCCGCGTGAGGTTCGCGCCGATCTTCGTCAGATGCAGGCTCGCCACCTCCTCGTCCAGGCGCTTGGGCAGCACGTAGACCCGGTGG is a window from the Halofilum ochraceum genome containing:
- a CDS encoding adenosylhomocysteinase translates to HRVYVLPKRLDEEVASLHLTKIGANLTRLTDEQAAYIGVSQDGPFKPEHYRY